TACTTTGATATTGTGTAGTACCATCAGACATTTTTGTAATTCTTACAGCACAAAGTCCATTTGTGTCATTAGTTATACTTACAGTAGTAGCATTCGCATCTTTTACTGCAGCAAAGTCCGTTGCACCTGATATATTATTATTAACATAATCAGCAACTGCTTTAACTGACGGAATAATGTCATCATTGTTTTTGTTATCATCATCGATTCCTGAAGCTTTTGAACTAGTATTAAGTTTTCCTGCTAACGCAGTACTTACAGCTGCACAAGATGGAACTTTATCTGTGTCAGAAGTTACAGTTGATGTAATTTCTGTTTTATTTTGATGGAAAAAATATGAATACGCTTGAAATAATTTATAGATTATTTCAAGCGTATCGTCATTTTTAAATAAAGTCAAATTTTACATAAGTCTGTTTTATTTTATAGTTTACATTGATTTTTTATGTATGACTTAGCATAAAAAAAGAGCGCCGTCGCAACGCCGCTCTCGTAAGAAACACAAAATAACGTGTTCTCCAATCTGATTAAAATATAATGCAGAAAGTTGATGTTATCTATCTTCACTCTTGTTTTAATTCAAAACAGGAACCATCTGTGTAATTTTCTTAACTTCTTCAACAGGAAGTTTTAAAATATCTGCAATCTGTTCAACAGTTAATGCTTTTGCATCAAGCATCTTTCGGATGATATCAGCTTTTCCTCTGTTCTCAATTCTCTCTACAACATCGCACATAGTAACACCTCCTTTATTCTTGAAGTTACCTTCATCATAAGCCGTTTCAAAAGAATTGTCACCTGTTAATGCAGTAAACAATTTCATTAATGAATCTGCATGCAGGAGTTCCCCGCTTGTAGGTATGTAATCTTTGTTCAAACGTTTTGTCTGAAAATACTTAGCAACAAATTTAAAATCGCTCTTAAATAGACTTATTGTTTCATCGTCAAGCCAGGCAATATCAAATACGTTAATTTTATAATCACTTACGAACGGTTTTAATTCTTTTGGAACATCAAAACATTCATATAAAGACTTTGGAGCAGTCCATTTTGAATCAGTTCCAAAATATAAAACAAGAGTTGCGACAGGATATCTTTTTGTATTTGATTTATCCAGAAACTCCTGTTTGTATGATGCACCGTCATAGCTAATAATACGTAACGGCATATCAGAATCCTGTCTTGTCTGATTTTCAAAACCTAGAATAGAAATACGGATTTCCCCATTCTTCCAGATTTTAGAAACATCTCGTTCCTGTTCATGAAGCTCACCGTCTGCCTTGACTCGACGTATTGTAATTAAATAGATTTTCGGGGCGGGCCCGAAAAAGACATTTTTTGAACTTATTGGTCATCCCCCTGTTATAGCGGGGGTAGTACTCCTGCTTTCTGACAATAAACCTTTCTCAATAAGGTTAAGTTTTATTGTAAAATTCAACGGGCACGGGTATATTGGTTTTCAGGAGATAAAAAGATGGGAACTTATGTTATATGTGCTGTGCTTGCTGTAATTGTAATATTTGCCGTAAAAAGCGGACTGTCTCATTTTAAGGGTGAGGGAGGATGCTGCGGTGGCGGCGGCGGTTCAATAATAGTTCAGAAAAAACTTAATGGACCTGTAATTCTTAAAAAGAGTTTTATCATAAAGGGAATGAAATGTGATAACTGCAGGATAAGGGCACAGAATGCTCTTAATGAAATAGAAGGGGTTCTTGCAAAAGTGAATCTAAAAAAAGGCCGTGCAGATATATCCTGTGACCGTAAGGTTGATGATGAAGTGATTAAGGCTGCAGTAGAAAAATGCGGTTACAGTGTGTCTGAATAAAAAAAGGACTGTCCTGAAGTGAAAAATGAAGTGCACCCCTAAAGTGATATGTACCCCTTTTACTGGACAAAAGTAAAAGGGGTACATATCAAAGCTGGACAAATAAAGTTCAGTTTTAGAGGTGCATTTTTTATGTCCTTATTATTTTGCAGTAATAAGAAGTGTTTTTGGATCAAGTTTGAGGCTTGCTTCAACATTAGTCAGTTTGCCCATTTTAAGAATGGACATGAGGGTAGTAGAAGCTTTTGAATAAAGATGAATTACTCCTGCAAAGTAAGGAAGAATTGCTTTAGGAGCCTGTTCTTCAAGTTTATCTCCTTCTACAGTAGAAGAAATCCATACCTTTGTTTTTGTTGCTTTTGCATAGCTTGCTACAGCCTGAATGTCTGCTTCTTTTGCCTTTGCA
Above is a window of Treponema rectale DNA encoding:
- a CDS encoding Rpn family recombination-promoting nuclease/putative transposase, whose translation is MSSKNVFFGPAPKIYLITIRRVKADGELHEQERDVSKIWKNGEIRISILGFENQTRQDSDMPLRIISYDGASYKQEFLDKSNTKRYPVATLVLYFGTDSKWTAPKSLYECFDVPKELKPFVSDYKINVFDIAWLDDETISLFKSDFKFVAKYFQTKRLNKDYIPTSGELLHADSLMKLFTALTGDNSFETAYDEGNFKNKGGVTMCDVVERIENRGKADIIRKMLDAKALTVEQIADILKLPVEEVKKITQMVPVLN
- a CDS encoding heavy-metal-associated domain-containing protein, coding for MGTYVICAVLAVIVIFAVKSGLSHFKGEGGCCGGGGGSIIVQKKLNGPVILKKSFIIKGMKCDNCRIRAQNALNEIEGVLAKVNLKKGRADISCDRKVDDEVIKAAVEKCGYSVSE